The proteins below are encoded in one region of Gopherus flavomarginatus isolate rGopFla2 chromosome 12, rGopFla2.mat.asm, whole genome shotgun sequence:
- the SMIM36 gene encoding small integral membrane protein 36 — protein MDFYLEIDPVTLNLIILVASYVILLLVFLISCVLYDCRGIDPSKEYAPEVPTDSQPPIRLVVMQQNCPGTRWAKGLVSAYENSSDLPGKRTTVV, from the coding sequence ATGGATTTTTACTTGGAAATTGACCCTGTAACCTTGAACTTGATCATCCTGGTAGCTAGTTATGTTATTCTGCTTTTGGTGTTCCTGATTTCTTGCGTGCTATATGACTGTAGGGGGATAGATCCCAGTAAGGAATATGCTCCTGAGGTTCCTACGGATTCCCAGCCTCCAATCCGGTTGGTGGTGATGCAACAGAACTGCCCTGGTACCCGCTGGGCAAAAGGACTTGTCTCTGCTTATGAAAATTCTTCTGATCTCCCAGGGAAAAGAACTACTGTGGTTTAA